Proteins from a single region of Halichoerus grypus chromosome 13, mHalGry1.hap1.1, whole genome shotgun sequence:
- the YES1 gene encoding tyrosine-protein kinase Yes isoform X2: MGCIKSKENKSPTIKYRTENTPEPVSTSVSHYGAEHTAVAPSSSTKGASVNFSSLSMTPFGGSSGVTPFGGASSSFSVVPSSYPAGLTGGVTIFVALYDYEARTTEDLSFKKGERFQIINNTEGDWWEARSIATGKNGYIPSNYVAPADSIQAEEWYFGKMGRKDAERLLLNPGNQRGIFLVRESETTKGAYSLSIRDWDEVRGDNVKHYKIRKLDNGGYYITTRAQFDTLQKLVKHYTEHADGLCHKLTTVCPTVKPQTQGLAKDAWEIPRESLRLEVKLGQGCFGEVWMGTWNGTTKVAIKTLKPGTMMPEAFLQEAQIMKKLRHDKLVPLYAVVSEEPIYIVTEFMSKGSLLDFLKEGDGKYLKLPQLVDMAAQIADGMAYIERMNYIHRDLRAANILVGENLVCKIADFGLARLIEDNEYTARQGFTPSVEHSMGPKLMTPRSRPQPRSRVGCSTD; this comes from the exons ATGGGCtgcattaaaagtaaagagaacaAAAGTCCAACCATTAAATATAGAACCGAAAACACTCCAGAACCTGTCAGTACAAGTGTCAGCCATTATGGAGCAGAACATACTGCAGTGGCACCATCATCTTCAACAAAGGGAGCATCTGTTAATTTTAGCAGTCTTTCCATGACACCATTTGGAGGATCCTCAGGGGTGACACCTTTTGGAGGAGCATCTTCTTCATTCTCAGTGGTGCCAAGTTCATATCCTGCTGGTTTAACAG GTGGTGTTACTATATTTGTGGCCTTATATGATTATGAAGCTAGAACTACAGAAGACCTTTCATTCAAGAAAGGTGAACGGTTTCAAATAATTAACAACAC GGAAGGAGACTGGTGGGAAGCAAGATCAATTGCTACAGGAAAGAATGGCTATATCCCTAGCAATTATGTAGCCCCTGCAGATTCCATTCAGGCAGAAGA ATGGTATTTTggcaaaatggggagaaaagatgCTGAAAGATTACTTCTGAATCCTGGGAATCAACGAGGTATTTTCTTAGTAAGAGAGAGTGAAACTACTAAAG GTGCTTATTCTCTCTCTATTCGTGATTGGGATGAGGTAAGAGGTGACAATGTGAAACACTATAAAATTAGGAAACTTGACAACGGTGGATACTATATCACAACCAGAGCACAATTTGATACTCTGCAGAAGTTGGTAAAACACTACACAG aACATGCTGATGGTTTATGCCATAAGTTAACAACCGTGTGCCCAACTGTGAAACCCCAGACTCAAGGTCTAGCAAAAGATGCTTGGGAAATCCCTCGAGAATCTTTGCGACTAGAGGTTAAATTAGGACAAGGATGTTTTGGTGAAGTATGGATGG GAACATGGAATGGAACCACGAAAGTAGCAATCAAAACACTAAAACCAGGTACAATGATGCCAGAAGCTTTTCTTCAGGAGGCTCagataatgaaaaaattaagacatgACAAACTTGTTCCACTATATGCTGTTGTTTCTGAAGAGCCAATTTACATTGTCACTGAGTTTATGTCAAAAG GGAGTTTATTGGATTTCCTGAAGGAGGGAGATGGAAAGTATTTGAAGCTCCCACAACTGGTTGATATGGCTGCTCAG attgctgaTGGTATGGCAtatattgaaagaatgaattataTTCACCGAGATCTTCGGGCTGCTAATATTCTTGTAGGAGAAAATCTTGTGTGCAAAATAGCAGATTTTGGTTTAGCAAGGTTAATTGAAGACAATGAATATACAGCAAGACAAG gcttcacgcccagtgtggagcacaGTATGGGGCCTAAACtgatgaccccaagatcaagacctcagccgagatcaagagttggatgctcaaccgactga
- the YES1 gene encoding tyrosine-protein kinase Yes isoform X1, with amino-acid sequence MGCIKSKENKSPTIKYRTENTPEPVSTSVSHYGAEHTAVAPSSSTKGASVNFSSLSMTPFGGSSGVTPFGGASSSFSVVPSSYPAGLTGGVTIFVALYDYEARTTEDLSFKKGERFQIINNTEGDWWEARSIATGKNGYIPSNYVAPADSIQAEEWYFGKMGRKDAERLLLNPGNQRGIFLVRESETTKGAYSLSIRDWDEVRGDNVKHYKIRKLDNGGYYITTRAQFDTLQKLVKHYTEHADGLCHKLTTVCPTVKPQTQGLAKDAWEIPRESLRLEVKLGQGCFGEVWMGTWNGTTKVAIKTLKPGTMMPEAFLQEAQIMKKLRHDKLVPLYAVVSEEPIYIVTEFMSKGSLLDFLKEGDGKYLKLPQLVDMAAQIADGMAYIERMNYIHRDLRAANILVGENLVCKIADFGLARLIEDNEYTARQGAKFPIKWTAPEAALYGRFTIKSDVWSFGILQTELVTKGRVPYPGMVNREVLEQVERGYRMPCPQGCPESLHELMNLCWKKDPDERPTFEYIQSFLEDYFTATEPQYQPGENL; translated from the exons ATGGGCtgcattaaaagtaaagagaacaAAAGTCCAACCATTAAATATAGAACCGAAAACACTCCAGAACCTGTCAGTACAAGTGTCAGCCATTATGGAGCAGAACATACTGCAGTGGCACCATCATCTTCAACAAAGGGAGCATCTGTTAATTTTAGCAGTCTTTCCATGACACCATTTGGAGGATCCTCAGGGGTGACACCTTTTGGAGGAGCATCTTCTTCATTCTCAGTGGTGCCAAGTTCATATCCTGCTGGTTTAACAG GTGGTGTTACTATATTTGTGGCCTTATATGATTATGAAGCTAGAACTACAGAAGACCTTTCATTCAAGAAAGGTGAACGGTTTCAAATAATTAACAACAC GGAAGGAGACTGGTGGGAAGCAAGATCAATTGCTACAGGAAAGAATGGCTATATCCCTAGCAATTATGTAGCCCCTGCAGATTCCATTCAGGCAGAAGA ATGGTATTTTggcaaaatggggagaaaagatgCTGAAAGATTACTTCTGAATCCTGGGAATCAACGAGGTATTTTCTTAGTAAGAGAGAGTGAAACTACTAAAG GTGCTTATTCTCTCTCTATTCGTGATTGGGATGAGGTAAGAGGTGACAATGTGAAACACTATAAAATTAGGAAACTTGACAACGGTGGATACTATATCACAACCAGAGCACAATTTGATACTCTGCAGAAGTTGGTAAAACACTACACAG aACATGCTGATGGTTTATGCCATAAGTTAACAACCGTGTGCCCAACTGTGAAACCCCAGACTCAAGGTCTAGCAAAAGATGCTTGGGAAATCCCTCGAGAATCTTTGCGACTAGAGGTTAAATTAGGACAAGGATGTTTTGGTGAAGTATGGATGG GAACATGGAATGGAACCACGAAAGTAGCAATCAAAACACTAAAACCAGGTACAATGATGCCAGAAGCTTTTCTTCAGGAGGCTCagataatgaaaaaattaagacatgACAAACTTGTTCCACTATATGCTGTTGTTTCTGAAGAGCCAATTTACATTGTCACTGAGTTTATGTCAAAAG GGAGTTTATTGGATTTCCTGAAGGAGGGAGATGGAAAGTATTTGAAGCTCCCACAACTGGTTGATATGGCTGCTCAG attgctgaTGGTATGGCAtatattgaaagaatgaattataTTCACCGAGATCTTCGGGCTGCTAATATTCTTGTAGGAGAAAATCTTGTGTGCAAAATAGCAGATTTTGGTTTAGCAAGGTTAATTGAAGACAATGAATATACAGCAAGACAAG GTGCAAAGTTTCCAATCAAATGGACAGCTCCCGAGGCTGCACTATATGGTCGATTTACGATAAAGTCTGATGTATGGTCATTTGGAATTCTGCAGACAGAGCTGGTAACAAAGGGCAGAGTGCCATATCCAG GTATGGTAAACCGTGAAGTGCTAGAACAGGTGGAACGAGGATACAGGATGCCTTGCCCTCAGGGCTGCCCAGAATCCCTACATGAATTGATGAATCTTTGTTGGAAGAAGGACCCTGATGAAAGACCAACATTTGAATATATTCAGTCCTTCTTGGAAGACTACTTCACTGCTACAGAGCCACAGTACCAGCCAGGAGAAAATTTATAA